Proteins encoded by one window of Rutidosis leptorrhynchoides isolate AG116_Rl617_1_P2 chromosome 7, CSIRO_AGI_Rlap_v1, whole genome shotgun sequence:
- the LOC139860439 gene encoding uncharacterized protein: MSFGKSRPEKNFGQKAAGACRAYHKKKKTPIHSDDFEGISMTIDKRWTTIRHTFNPNFIKGLNAFIERCNNNLDSHGKCSCPCKHCGNTVFLKPKHIKAHITRYGFEPSYTIWRHHGELPQPPEVHNTTDPLRNFLHDIQLEEVPNFEDEGPNDDETMNDTTATALDDLIDFTQIELYPGSKLSSLEFLAKLTHIKDLENCPICKESRWKDERTTGKKVPNKVLRYFPITPRLKRLYSSRYTAKDMTWHATGRCNEEGKMRHPVDGRAWKEIDKRYLDFAREPRNIRLGLVADGFNPFGNMNNPYIMWPVILTTYNTPPWICMKESSLMSTLLIPGPKSPGKDIDVYLRPLVDELKILWSEGVVTHDSVTNTYFQMKAMIIWTINDYPARSSFSG, encoded by the exons ATGTCGTTTGGGAAAAGTCGTCCGGAAAAAAACTTTGGCCAAAAAGCTGCTGGGGCCTGTCGAgcttatcacaaaaaaaaaaaaactcccatACACTCCGACGATTTTGAG GGAATATCTATGACGATTGATAAGAGGTGGACTACTATACGACATACATTTAATCCTAACTTTATTAAAGGTCTTAATGCATTTATTGAGAGGTGTAACAACAATTTGGATTCGCACGGTAAGTGTAGTTGCCCATGTAAACATTGTGGTAATACGGTTTTTCTTAAACCTAAACATATAAAAGCCCATATAACTAGATATGGGTTTGAACCCTCTTATACCATATGGCGGCATCACGGTGAACTACCACAACCACCCGAAGTACACAACACAACGGACCCTCTAAGAAATTTCTTGCACGATATTCAGTTGGAGGAAGTTCCTAATTTTGAGGACGAAGGTCCGAATGACGATGAGACTATGAATGACACGACTGCAACTGCTCTTGATGATTTAATTGACTTCACCCAAATCGAGCTATATCCCGGTAGCAAGTTGTCCTCATTAGAGTTTTTAGCCAAGTTAACACACATTAAG GATTTGGAAAACTGTCCAATATGTAAAGAGAGTAGATGGAAAGATGAACGCACAACGGGGAAAAAAGTTCCTAATAAAGTTTTGCGTTATTTTCCAATAACTCCAAGACTAAAACGTTTGTACAGTTCCAGATACACCGCAAAGGATATGACTTGGCATGCTACTGGGCGGTGCAATGAAGAGGGTAAGATGCGTCATCCGGTAGATGGCCGAGCTTGGAAAGAAATTGACAAAAGATATCTGGATTTTGCACGTGAACCCAGAAACATTCGACTAGGGTTGGTTGCTGATGGTTTCAATCCATTCGGCAACATGAATAATCCTTACATCATGTGGCCAGTCATATTGACAACGTACAATACGCCGCCGTGGATATGTATGAAAGAAAGTTCTCTCATGTCGACTCTCTTAATTCCTGGCCCTAAATCACCTGGAAAAGATATTGATGTTTACTTGAGGCCTTTAGTTGATGAACTAAAAATTTTATGGTCCGAAGGGGTTGTTACACATGACTCAGTTACAAACACGTATTTTCAAATGAAAGCAATGATTATTTGGACCATAAACGATTATCCTGCCCGTAGTAGTTTTTCCGGTTAG